A portion of the Thermothelomyces thermophilus ATCC 42464 chromosome 5, complete sequence genome contains these proteins:
- a CDS encoding delta-12 acyl-CoA desaturase (orthologue of Delta12 desaturase from Claviceps purpurea), producing the protein MAPATASSVPTANKPFLRRNVTSATLDSDSSTAVSPTDSPRQSPSTTSLSSLASDEVPPSKKYGKLIDTYGNEFEVPDFTIKDIRDAIPKHCYERSAVRSLGYVARDMLYLATTFYVWNKFVTPEYIPYQPLRFVLWGVYTFLQGLFGTGLWVLAHECGHGAFSPSQKLNNFVGWILHSALLVPYFSWQISHSKHHKATGNMERDMVFVPRTREQHATRIGRLAHELSELTEETPIHTFLHLLGQQLVGWWNYLLTNVTGHDNHERQREGRGKGKRNGWGGGVNHFDPRSPLYENKDIPYILLSDLGLIITISVLVYLGKTFGWFNMFVWYFLPYLWVNHWLVAITYLQHTDPSLPHYTESEWNFVRGAAATIDREFGFIGRHLLHGIIETHVLHHYVSTIPFYNADEATEAIKPVMGRHYRADTRDGPVGFLKAMWKSARMCQWVEPTEGAEGPAKGILFFRNHNGLGTAPAKMKPVSQ; encoded by the exons ATGGCTCCCGCAACCGCCTCGAGCGTCCCAACGGCCAACAAGCCCTTCCTCAGGAGGAATGTGACCTCGGCCACTCTCGACTCGGACTCAAGTACCGCCGTCTCACCGACTGACTCGCCCCGCCAGTCACCCTCTACCACTTCGCTTTCCTCGCTGGCATCCGACGAAGTCCCGCCCTCCAAGAAGTACGGCAAGCTCATCGACACGTACGGGAACGAGTTTGAGGTGCCCGACTTCACCATCAAGGACATCAGAGATGCCATTCCCAAGCACTGCTACGAGCGGTCGGCCGTCCGCAGTCTTGGCTATGTTGCCCGCGACATGTTGTATCTCGCCACGACCTTCTATGTCTGGAACAAGTTCGTGACGCCCGAGTACATCCCGTACCAGCCGCTGCGTTTCGTGCTGTGGGGCGTGTATACCTTCCTCCAGGGTCTCTTCGGCACCGGTCTCTGGGTCCTTGCCCATGAGTGTGGCCACGGTGCCTTCTCTCCCTCGCAGAAGCTTAACAACTTTGTCGGCTGGATCCTGCACTCTGCTCTGCTTGTGCCCTATTTCAGCTGGCAAATTAGCCACAGCAAGCATCACAAAGCCACTGGAAACATGGAGCGCGACATGGTGTTCGTCCCCCGGACCCGGGAGCAGCACGCCACTCGTATCGGCCGCCTGGCCCATGAGCTATCAGAGTTGACAGAGGAGACGCCGATCCACACCTTCCTGCATCTGCTTGGCCAGCAGCTTGTCGGTTGGTGGAACTACCTCCTGACCAATGTCACGGGCCACGACAACCACGAGAGGCAGAGGGAGGGTCGCGGCAAGGGAAAGAGGAACGGCTGGGGTGGCGGTGTCAACCACTTCGATCCCCGCAGTCCGTTGTATGAGAACAAGGACATCCCTTACATCCTTCTGAGCGACCTCGGCCTGATCATCACCATCTCGGTCCTCGTCTATCTTGGCAAGACATTTGGCTGGTTTAACATGTTTGTGTGGTACTTCCTACCCTATCTCTGGGTTAACCACTGGCTCG TCGCCATCACCTACCTTCAGCACACCGACCCCTCGCTTCCCCACTACACTGAGAGCGAATGGAACTTTGTCCGCGGCGCCGCTGCCACTATCGACCGCGAATTTGGCTTTATCGGCCGCCACCTTCTGCACGGCATCATTGAGACGCACGTCCTGCACCATTATGTTAGCACAATTCCTTTTTACAACGCCGACGAAGCCACCGAGGCTATCAAGCCCGTCATGGGCCGGCACTACCGTGCCGACACTCGCGATGGCCCTGTGGGCTTCCTTAAGGCCATGTGGAAGAGCGCTCGTATGTGCCAGTGGGTTGAGCCAACTGAGGGCGCCGAGGGTCCCGCCAAGGGCATTCTGTTCTTCCGCAACCACAATGGGCTGGGCACCGCGCCTGCTAAGATGAAGCCCGTTTCACAGTAG